In Acidianus brierleyi, one genomic interval encodes:
- the hflX gene encoding GTPase HflX: protein MKAVLFVSDEFKDEALTLAETAGYEILDIYKLPKKPNSFFYIQEDRLAKIAESNNIDTIIIFDLLRPRHFINLNRKIPEKKVIDKLLLLLEIFALHAGSKEAKLQIELARLRYELPIIKDMYKKSKITEQQGPLGAGVYGVESTLRLYHRKISRISKELEHLKESREIQVQKTKNEGLPSIAIAGYTNAGKTSIFNALTGLSQKVDNSMFTTTSPKRYSIKVDSKKILLVDTVGFIRGIPPQIIEAFFVTLSEIKYASGILMVVDISLPDLTLIDMIKSSFNIIREIGVSGKPIIMVANKVDKVHDNTDVLRKLDIISKLSNELYFPIIDVISTSATKLYNIDVLRERTLKLLS, encoded by the coding sequence AGCAGTACTCTTTGTATCAGACGAATTTAAAGATGAAGCATTAACATTAGCTGAAACAGCCGGTTATGAGATTTTAGATATATATAAATTACCTAAGAAGCCTAATTCATTTTTTTATATTCAAGAAGACAGATTGGCTAAAATTGCAGAGTCTAATAATATCGATACTATAATAATTTTCGATTTACTTAGGCCAAGACATTTTATTAACCTTAATAGGAAAATACCTGAAAAGAAAGTTATAGATAAACTTTTGCTATTGTTAGAAATATTCGCGCTTCATGCTGGATCTAAAGAAGCAAAGCTACAGATAGAATTAGCTAGGCTAAGATACGAGTTACCTATAATAAAGGATATGTATAAAAAATCTAAAATAACAGAACAACAAGGTCCATTAGGCGCAGGAGTATACGGCGTAGAATCGACTTTAAGACTTTATCATAGAAAAATATCAAGAATATCTAAAGAATTAGAACATCTAAAGGAAAGTAGAGAAATTCAGGTCCAAAAGACTAAAAATGAAGGTTTACCGAGTATTGCTATAGCGGGTTATACTAACGCTGGCAAAACTTCAATATTTAACGCACTTACTGGGCTCAGTCAAAAAGTAGATAATTCTATGTTTACCACAACTTCGCCTAAGCGATATTCAATAAAGGTTGATAGTAAAAAGATTCTTCTTGTAGATACAGTTGGATTTATAAGAGGAATCCCTCCTCAAATTATTGAGGCTTTCTTTGTCACATTATCAGAAATAAAATATGCGTCTGGAATTCTAATGGTAGTAGATATTTCGTTGCCAGATCTTACCTTAATTGATATGATAAAATCATCATTTAATATAATAAGAGAAATAGGTGTATCTGGCAAACCTATAATAATGGTTGCTAATAAAGTAGATAAAGTGCATGATAATACTGACGTTTTACGAAAACTTGACATTATTTCAAAGCTAAGTAATGAACTTTATTTTCCGATAATTGATGTTATTTCTACTTCAGCAACTAAGTTATATAATATAGACGTGCTGAGGGAGAGAACATTAAAACTTCTGAGTTAA
- a CDS encoding tRNA methyltransferase, translated as MLRLGHRPGRDKRVTTHVALVARAFGAKGIYIEGEDENILKSIEKVKNEWGGNYFTLSFIKNPKKLVEEWKNNGGKVIHLTMYGININSIAGTIPDLDNILVIVGAEKVESWYYHAADYNIAISNQPHSEVAALAIFLDRIYKGEQLNIVFGDSKFLIVPQKAGKKVIKK; from the coding sequence ATACTAAGACTTGGTCATAGGCCAGGTAGAGACAAGAGAGTTACTACGCATGTTGCATTGGTTGCCAGAGCTTTCGGCGCTAAGGGGATATATATTGAAGGGGAGGATGAAAATATACTTAAAAGTATAGAAAAGGTAAAAAATGAGTGGGGAGGAAATTATTTTACTCTTTCATTTATTAAAAACCCAAAGAAACTCGTAGAAGAATGGAAAAACAACGGCGGAAAAGTTATTCATCTTACTATGTATGGTATAAATATTAATAGTATTGCTGGCACTATACCAGACCTAGATAACATTCTCGTAATTGTAGGTGCAGAAAAAGTAGAAAGTTGGTATTATCATGCTGCGGATTATAATATAGCAATCTCTAATCAGCCACATTCTGAAGTTGCTGCTTTAGCAATTTTTTTAGATAGAATATATAAGGGAGAACAACTAAATATAGTATTTGGAGACTCAAAATTTCTTATTGTTCCCCAAAAAGCAGGAAAAAAGGTGATTAAAAAATGA